Within the Ensifer canadensis genome, the region ACACCGAGCCAACCGGCAAAGGTCGAGGCGAAGACGGCGGCCCCGGCCAAGAACGGCGTGCATGTTTCATCCGAGCGCCTGGAGAAGGCACTGGCCTCCCCCGCCGTGCGCCTGCGCGCCCGCGAAAGCGGAGTCGACCTGCGCCAGGTGACCGGCACCGGGCCTGCCGGGCGCATCACCCATGATGATCTCGACCAGTTTCTTGCCCGTGGCGCGCAGCCGGTGGCAGTCCCTGCCGGGCTCGTGCGCAAGACCGCCATCGACGAGATCAAGGTGACCGGTCTACGCCGCCGCATCGCCGAGAAGATGACGCTGTCGACCTCGCGCATCCCCCACATCACCTATGTGGAGGAGGTCGACATGACAGCACTCGAAGACCTGCGCACCATGATGAACCGCGATCGCAAGCCGGATCAGCCGAAGCTGACGATCCTGCCCTATCTGATGCGCGCGCTTGTGCGGGCGATCGCCGATCTGCCGGGTGTGAACTCCACCTTCGACGATGGCGCCGGCATCATCAACCGTCACCACGCGGTACATATCGGCATCGCCACGCAGACGCCGGCGGGCCTGACCGTGCCGGTCGTGCGCCACGCCGAAGCGCGCGGCATCTGGGATTGCGCCGTCGAGCTCAACCGGCTGGCGGAAGCGGCCCGTACTGGCACCGCGACCCGCGACGAGCTCACCGGCTCGACCATCACCATCTCCTCGCTCGGCGCACTCGGCGGCATCGTCACGACCCCTGTTATCAACCACCCCGAGGTCGCGATCGTTGGCGTCAACAAGCTGGCGGTTCGCCCGGTCTGGGACGGTGCGCAATTCGTACCGCGCAAGATCATGAACCTGTCGTCGAGCTTCGACCATCGCGTCATCGATGGCTGGGATGCGGCCACCTTCGTGCAGCGGCTGAAGGCTCTGCTCGAAACGCCAGCGCTGATTTTCGTGGAGGCATGAGGCGATCATGAAGGAAATTTCCTGCAAGCTGCTCGTCATCGGTGCCGGCCCCGGCGGCTACATCTGCGCCATCCGCGCTGGCCAGCTCGGCGTCGACACCGTCATCGTCGAGAAGGCGAAGGCCGGCGGTACCTGCCTCAATGTCGGCTGCATCCCGTCCAAGGCGCTCATCCACGCCGCCGACGAATTCCATAAGTTGCGCTCGGCTGCCTCCGGCCGCAGTCCGCTCGGCCTGTCGCTCGCCAACCCGACGATCGATCTCGCCCGCACCGTTGCCTGGAAGGACGGCATCGTCGGCCGGCTGAACGGCGGTGTCACCGGCCTTCTGAAGAAGGCAGGCGTTAAGGCCGTCATCGGCGTCGCCCGTTTCGTCGACGGCAAGACGGTCGATGTCGAGACCGAGATCGGCCTGCAGCGCATTCGCGCCGACGCGATCGTGATTGCCACCGGCTCGGCGCCGATCGAGCTTCCCGACATGCCGTTCGGCGGCTCGATCATTTCGTCGACCGAGGCGCTGTCGTTGAAAAGCGTGCCGGCCAGCGTTGCCGTCATCGGTGGCGGTTACATCGGACTGGAACTCGGCACCGCCTTTGCCAAGCTCGGCGCTCACGTCACCGTGCTCGAGGCGCAGACGCGCATCCTGCCGCAATATGACGCCGATCTGTCGAAGCCGATTGCCAAGCGGCTCGGCGAACTCGGCATCGAAGTGTTCACCCAGACAGTTGCCAAGGGGCTCTCCGCCGACGGCAAGAGCCTGCTTGCCGAGCACAATGGTCGGCCGATCGAGGTACCGGCGGAAAAGGTTCTGGTGACGGTCGGCCGCAAACCCGTGACCGAAGGTTTTGGGCTTGAAGAAATCGATCTCGACCGCGCCGGAAAATTCATCCGCATCGACGACCAGTGCCGCACGTCGATGCGCGGCATCTATGCGATCGGCGACGTCACCGGCGAGCCGATGCTGGCCCACCGCGCCATGGCGCAAGGGGAAATGGTCGCGGAGATCGTCGCCGGCAACAAACGCGCCTGGGACAAGCGCTGCATTCCCGCCGTCTGCTTCACCGACCCGGAGATCGTGACATCAGGACTATCGCCGGAAGAAGCCCGTGCCAGCGGCATCGAGATCAAGATCGGCCAGTTTCCCTTCCAGGCGAACGGCCGCGCCATGACGACGCTGTCGGAGGACGGTTTCGTGCGCGTCGTCGCGCGCGCCGACAACCATCTGGTCCTCGGCATCCAGGCCGTTGGCCACGGCGTGTCCGAGCTTTCGGCAAGCTTCGGACTTGCGATTGAGATGGGCGCGCG harbors:
- the lpdA gene encoding dihydrolipoyl dehydrogenase, with the translated sequence MKEISCKLLVIGAGPGGYICAIRAGQLGVDTVIVEKAKAGGTCLNVGCIPSKALIHAADEFHKLRSAASGRSPLGLSLANPTIDLARTVAWKDGIVGRLNGGVTGLLKKAGVKAVIGVARFVDGKTVDVETEIGLQRIRADAIVIATGSAPIELPDMPFGGSIISSTEALSLKSVPASVAVIGGGYIGLELGTAFAKLGAHVTVLEAQTRILPQYDADLSKPIAKRLGELGIEVFTQTVAKGLSADGKSLLAEHNGRPIEVPAEKVLVTVGRKPVTEGFGLEEIDLDRAGKFIRIDDQCRTSMRGIYAIGDVTGEPMLAHRAMAQGEMVAEIVAGNKRAWDKRCIPAVCFTDPEIVTSGLSPEEARASGIEIKIGQFPFQANGRAMTTLSEDGFVRVVARADNHLVLGIQAVGHGVSELSASFGLAIEMGARLEDIAGTIHAHPTQSEAFQEAALKALGHALHI
- a CDS encoding dihydrolipoamide acetyltransferase family protein translates to MGEFVIKMPDVGEGVAEAELVEWHVKPGDPVREDMILAAVMTDKATVEIPSPVNGTVLWLGAEIGDTVAVKAPLVRIEIAGEGTEALAAEEKPAAKAEEKPVPKTEAPAATPSQPAKVEAKTAAPAKNGVHVSSERLEKALASPAVRLRARESGVDLRQVTGTGPAGRITHDDLDQFLARGAQPVAVPAGLVRKTAIDEIKVTGLRRRIAEKMTLSTSRIPHITYVEEVDMTALEDLRTMMNRDRKPDQPKLTILPYLMRALVRAIADLPGVNSTFDDGAGIINRHHAVHIGIATQTPAGLTVPVVRHAEARGIWDCAVELNRLAEAARTGTATRDELTGSTITISSLGALGGIVTTPVINHPEVAIVGVNKLAVRPVWDGAQFVPRKIMNLSSSFDHRVIDGWDAATFVQRLKALLETPALIFVEA